A genomic segment from Planctomycetia bacterium encodes:
- a CDS encoding polysaccharide deacetylase family protein gives MSLWKKWLLELYCLGSLPWRRRAAAQWAAAARAPVMVLFYHRVADTHPNAWTCSRRDFAHGIEWIKSHCDVVSLAEAQRRITSGVNHRPAVAITFDDGYAENMDFALPLLVREKVPCTYFVASSFVLEQRPFPHDETLGAPLAPNTPEQLKQIADWGIEIGAHTRTHADLGSIQEEGLLYNELVGSAEDLADLLGRPIRYFAFPYGQWGNLNPRAFQLARDAGFAGVCSAYGGYNFPGEDAFHLQRIHGDPELVRLKNWLTIDPRKLHLPRYEYAPRPTEPRATGAVSR, from the coding sequence ATGTCGTTGTGGAAAAAATGGCTCCTGGAACTGTATTGCCTCGGCAGCCTGCCCTGGCGTCGCCGGGCGGCGGCCCAGTGGGCGGCGGCGGCGCGTGCGCCGGTGATGGTGTTGTTTTACCATCGCGTGGCCGACACGCATCCGAACGCCTGGACCTGCTCGCGCCGCGATTTCGCCCACGGAATTGAATGGATCAAGTCGCATTGCGACGTCGTCTCGCTGGCCGAAGCGCAGCGGCGGATCACGTCGGGCGTGAATCATCGCCCCGCCGTGGCGATTACCTTTGACGACGGCTACGCGGAAAACATGGATTTCGCTTTGCCGCTGCTGGTCCGCGAAAAAGTGCCTTGCACTTATTTCGTCGCTTCGAGCTTTGTATTGGAGCAACGCCCCTTCCCGCATGACGAGACGCTCGGCGCTCCGCTAGCGCCGAATACGCCAGAGCAATTGAAACAGATTGCCGATTGGGGAATCGAGATCGGCGCTCACACGCGGACTCACGCGGATTTGGGAAGCATTCAGGAAGAGGGACTCCTGTACAACGAACTCGTCGGCTCCGCGGAAGACCTGGCCGATTTGCTCGGCCGCCCGATTCGCTACTTTGCCTTTCCTTACGGCCAGTGGGGCAACCTGAATCCACGGGCGTTTCAATTGGCGCGCGACGCCGGCTTCGCGGGGGTTTGCTCGGCGTATGGCGGCTATAACTTTCCGGGCGAAGACGCCTTTCACTTGCAGCGCATTCACGGCGACCCGGAGTTGGTGCGGCTCAAGAATTGGCTGACGATCGACCCGCGCAAGCTGCATTTGCCGCGCTATGAATACGCGCCGCGCCCCACGGAACCACGCGCGACCGGAGCGGTCTCGCGATGA
- a CDS encoding lipopolysaccharide biosynthesis protein — protein sequence MISPTDVTPETAAQPALRSDTLAASVLILFAITLLQRGVGFGRSVLVCRWLDADQLGRWDLAFGFLMLAAPVLVLGVPGSFGRYVEHFRRLGQLRVFLLRATVFTTCAIAIGVSGLLWKAEWFSSVVFGDTASVELIACLAFCLASVVWQNYLVSLFTALRLYRIVSSIQFANTVLFATLTIALLCFWRQDAAAVILGYGAASLLSSLGALPWVRGAWREAGAGAQAISQRAFWAKLLPFAVWLWATNWLTNLFELTDRYMLIHYSGLSADEALAQVGQYHSARLIPLLFVGLAELMAALVTPHLSHDWELGRHDEVGRRLNLILKVFAFVMTSGATAVLLLAPWLFGAALGGKFSAGLAVLPMTLCYCLWGAQSSVAQNYLWCAEKARLASASLLVGLIVNIGLNLWWLPKWGLHGAVAATMLGTATALTLVLAANRALGMKFDRGVAIASMLPALVCLGPIVATLTLVTIGAVALTTNLLLTRSEQQTVTAALLGYLRTAALAGAAVRRFVPQLARKQAAH from the coding sequence ATGATCTCTCCGACGGATGTTACTCCGGAAACAGCGGCGCAGCCCGCCCTGCGCAGCGATACGTTGGCTGCCAGCGTGCTGATTCTGTTCGCGATCACGCTGCTGCAGCGCGGCGTGGGCTTTGGGCGCAGCGTGCTGGTTTGCCGGTGGCTCGACGCCGATCAACTCGGACGCTGGGACCTGGCGTTCGGCTTTCTAATGCTGGCCGCGCCGGTGTTGGTCCTGGGCGTGCCGGGCTCGTTTGGCCGCTACGTGGAGCATTTTCGTCGCCTCGGACAACTGCGCGTATTTCTGCTGCGCGCCACGGTGTTCACCACGTGCGCGATTGCAATCGGCGTCTCGGGCTTGCTCTGGAAGGCCGAATGGTTCAGTTCCGTGGTGTTTGGAGATACCGCCAGCGTGGAATTGATCGCCTGTCTGGCGTTCTGCCTGGCGTCGGTCGTGTGGCAGAACTACCTGGTGTCGTTGTTCACGGCGTTGCGGCTGTATCGGATTGTGTCGAGCATTCAATTCGCCAACACGGTGTTGTTCGCGACGTTGACGATTGCGCTCCTTTGCTTCTGGCGGCAGGACGCCGCGGCGGTGATTCTCGGCTACGGCGCTGCGAGCTTGCTTTCCTCACTCGGCGCGCTCCCCTGGGTTCGCGGCGCTTGGCGCGAAGCAGGCGCCGGTGCGCAAGCCATTTCGCAGCGCGCCTTCTGGGCAAAGTTACTGCCGTTCGCCGTCTGGCTCTGGGCAACCAACTGGTTGACCAACCTGTTTGAGTTGACTGACCGCTACATGCTGATTCACTACAGTGGGCTATCGGCGGATGAGGCGCTCGCGCAAGTCGGTCAGTATCACAGCGCGCGGCTGATTCCGCTCTTGTTTGTCGGGCTTGCAGAATTGATGGCCGCCTTGGTGACGCCGCACTTGAGCCACGACTGGGAGTTGGGCCGACACGACGAAGTGGGGCGCCGGCTCAATCTGATCTTAAAGGTGTTCGCCTTTGTGATGACCAGTGGCGCGACGGCCGTGCTGTTGCTCGCGCCTTGGCTGTTCGGCGCGGCATTGGGCGGAAAATTCAGCGCGGGGTTGGCGGTGCTGCCCATGACGCTTTGCTATTGCCTGTGGGGTGCGCAAAGCTCAGTGGCGCAGAACTATTTGTGGTGTGCTGAAAAAGCACGCTTGGCAAGCGCTTCGCTCCTCGTGGGCCTGATCGTCAATATCGGGCTCAATCTCTGGTGGCTGCCGAAATGGGGCCTGCACGGAGCGGTGGCGGCCACGATGCTCGGTACGGCCACGGCGCTGACGCTCGTCCTGGCGGCGAACCGTGCGCTGGGCATGAAGTTCGACCGCGGCGTGGCGATCGCCTCGATGTTGCCGGCCCTCGTTTGTCTGGGTCCGATCGTCGCCACGCTTACGCTCGTCACAATCGGCGCCGTCGCTTTGACCACGAACTTGCTCCTCACCCGATCGGAGCAGCAAACGGTCACCGCGGCGCTCCTAGGCTATCTAAGGACCGCGGCGCTGGCTGGCGCGGCGGTTCGCCGATTCGTGCCGCAGCTCGCGCGCAAACAAGCGGCGCACTAA